A region from the Brassica napus cultivar Da-Ae chromosome C8, Da-Ae, whole genome shotgun sequence genome encodes:
- the BNAC08G19160D gene encoding uncharacterized protein BNAC08G19160D: METISVNHSPGKQVSGLRPFKNPRRRSSRGKLSRSGGSLAPPINPTLSWGSSPAYPPPYYSQPPLQRVNSSSLSLQQVNSSQPRVRSSTIPRAQARSTTFETQQKKVEYIETVPGLARTGSVPIQSNHPRDFPKGFDGYPGPAIMLLSPPPSSLPMPRFTIKQKLRCNAEAAGKVNDVAADNIRPVLQLR, encoded by the coding sequence ATGGAAACAATATCTGTAAACCATTCACCGGGCAAACAAGTTTCGGGTTTGAGACCATTCAAGAACCCTAGAAGGAGGAGTTCTCGTGGTAAGCTTTCACGTTCCGGCGGAAGTTTGGCTCCTCCGATCAATCCAACGTTATCTTGGGGATCTTCACCAGCGTATCCTCCTCCTTACTACTCGCAGCCTCCTCTTCAACGTGTCAAcagctcttctctctctctccaacaAGTCAACAGCTCTCAACCACGTGTCAGGAGCTCCACTATCCCGCGAGCTCAGGCAAGAAGTACAACGTTTGAAACACAGCAGAAGAAAGTAGAGTACATTGAAACCGTACCGGGACTAGCTAGAACCGGTTCGGTTCCGATCCAGTCTAACCACCCGCGTGATTTCCCGAAAGGATTTGATGGTTATCCCGGTCCAGCGATCATGTTATTATCTCCTCCGCCGAGTAGTTTGCCCATGCCTAGGTTTACGATCAAACAGAAGCTCCGTTGCAACGCAGAAGCTGCCGGGAAAGTGAATGACGTAGCCGCCGATAACATACGGCCAGTTTTACAGCTCCGGTGA